Proteins encoded by one window of Larimichthys crocea isolate SSNF chromosome V, L_crocea_2.0, whole genome shotgun sequence:
- the LOC109140268 gene encoding zinc finger BED domain-containing protein 5-like: MEKFLTQHKRKAEDEASPDVLPKQFPKAKMRKYDEAYLAFGFTCTTVGNEERPQCVVCLKVLACDSLKPNKLRRHLETNHPEHKDKPVDFFRHKLVNCRAQQSLFTKAASVPANAQLASYKVAYRVAQCKKPHTIAEELILPCAMDMVSVMLNDSAASKLRAIPLSNNTIGRRIYDISKDIEEQLNDKVRDGRFSLQMDEATDSNKDCLLITYVRFIDGDDMREELLFCKQITGRATAEELFKIIDTYLKEANLKWEDCVGICTDGARAMAGIRGGLQALIKRVSPNAHWTHCMIHREALASKQLSPELNDVMTHVIATVNYIKTRPVKARIFSALCEEMGSDHTAVLFHSESRWLSRGKVLSRVLELRDEIRIFLKEERSDLADNFYCNKFLMKLAYLSDMFLKLNELNLQLQGKNTHLPQLADKITSFVRKLEMWLQRVKVGRVDSFENLKSFIEDNKLQNTVIPCMEEHISALQKHFQRYFLMQDPKQYDWIRDPFSASPPADLSTPEEEQFIDVTSDSTLRLQFQSKTLAAFWIGVEKQYPLLGKRALATLLPFATSYLCEIGFSAVASIKTKYRSKMDIENELRVAISKLPPRFEKICSMKQAHTSH; this comes from the coding sequence ATGGAGAAATTCTTGACACAGCATAAACGGAAAGCAGAGGATGAAGCATCACCAGATGTGCTTCCAAAGCAATTTCCCAAGGCAAAGATGAGAAAATATGATGAAGCATATCTGGCTTTTGGCTTCACCTGTACAACGGTGGGTAACGAGGAGAGACCgcagtgtgttgtctgtcttaaAGTGCTAGCTTGTGACAGCTTGAAGCCGAACAAGTTAAGACGCCACTTGGAGACGAATCATCCAGAGCACAAAGACAAGCCAGTTGACTTTTTCAGACACAAACTTGTAAACTGCCGTGCTCAACAGTCCCTCTTTACTAAAGCTGCATCTGTGCCGGCAAATGCTCAACTCGCCTCATATAAAGTTGCCTACCGAGTGGCACAGTGTAAAAAGCCGCACACAATAGCGGAGGAATTAATACTTCCCTGTGCTATGGACATGGTTTCAGTTATGCTTAATGACTCTGCAGCCAGCAAACTAAGGGCTATTCCTCTGTCTAACAACACCATAGGCAGGCGCATTTATGATATATCAAAGGACATCGAAGAGCAGCTTAATGATAAGGTGCGAGACGGCCGCTTTTCCCTGCAGATGGATGAAGCCACTGACAGTAACAAAGACTGTTTACTGATAACTTATGTCCGATTCATAGATGGAGATGACATGAGAGAGGAATTGCTTTTCTGCAAACAAATTACTGGCAGGGCCACAGCAGAAGAACTGTTTAAAATCATTGACACTTACTTGAAAGAGGCCAATCTGAAATGGGAGGACTGTGTGGGGATCTGCACAGACGGGGCGCGGGCTATGGCTGGGATACGGGGAGGGCTGCAAGCGCTCATCAAGCGCGTCTCCCCCAATGCGCACTGGACGCACTGCATGATACACCGCGAAGCGCTGGCTTCTAAACAGCTGAGTCCCGAGCTAAATGATGTAATGACCCACGTCATTGCTACAGTGAACTACATTAAAACAAGACCTGTCAAAGCCCGAATTTTTTCGGCACTGTGTGAGGAAATGGGCTCCGATCACACAGCTGTCCTCTTTCATAGCGAGTCCCGATGGCTGTCACGTGGGAAAGTGCTGTCCAGGGTCCTGGAGCTGCGAGATGAAATACGCATCTTTTTGAAGGAAGAGCGCAGCGATCTTGCAGATAATTTTTACTGTAACAAGTTCCTCATGAAACTTGCATACCTCAGTGACATGTTTCTGAAACTCAACGAGCTGAATCTACAGTTGCAGGGAAAAAATACTCACCTGCCACAGCTGGCAGATAAAATCACGTCATTCGTCAGAAAACTTGAGATGTGGCTGCAGCGAGTGAAAGTTGGACGTGTGGACTCATTTGAGAACCTGAAATCATTCATTGAAGACAACAAGCTGCAGAACACAGTGATCCCATGCATGGAAGAACACATCTCTGCCCTTCAGAAACATTTCCAGAGATATTTCCTGATGCAGGATCCAAAACAATATGATTGGATCCGTGATCCTTTCAGTGCATCACCACCTGCCGACTTAAGCACACCAGAGGAGGAACAGTTCATAGATGTCACCTCTGACTCAACACTGAGGCTGCAGTTTCAGTCGAAGACACTGGCTGCATTCTGGATTGGAGTGGAGAAACAGTATCCACTTCTTGGCAAGAGAGCCCTGGCCACACTCCTTCCTTTTGCCACATCCTACCTATGCGAGATAGGATTTTCTGCTGTGGCCtccatcaaaacaaaatacaggtCAAAGATGGACATTGAGAATGAACTCAGGGTGGCAATCTCAAAGTTGCCACCAAGATTTGAAAAGATCTGCAGCATGAAGCAGGCCCACACCAGTCACTAA